A segment of the Cherax quadricarinatus isolate ZL_2023a unplaced genomic scaffold, ASM3850222v1 Contig3736, whole genome shotgun sequence genome:
GACAGCAGTTTCGTAGACTTTGTAGTGGTGGAAAAAAATGATGGGGAGACTTCTGGATATACATGTCTTTACATGAGAGATTGTTATGTCAGAACATTTACTCTCAGCTACTATAAGGGTAACAGGTCGACAGAGCATTAGGAGAAATGTGTCAGTGAGTAGAAGGGACCTAGAGTTAAAAACTATAGAAGACAGTTCGTGGAAGATAGGCAATTATTAGTGGGCAGGAAATGTAGTGTGTCCAGGTAAGGCAGAGGAAGTCGAAGAGGTACGGGGTTATGTTTAGACAAACAGTAATAGGGAGCATAAAAAAAAttttggttataggagggtggtgAGGTTGGGAAGAGGAATATGTTGTGAAATGATGACAAAGAGGGCGGTTAGGAAGAAAAAATAGTATATGAACTATTTCTTTGCAATCTTATGTTATTCTTAAGGTAtcgtatatggagagaaaaagtaaATTTTGCTGAGGATAAGAAATTACATATTTTGCAGATTAAAGTTGAGAAAGCCTGCGTAACAAATGGACTAACCATTTAAAAATGAAATAGAGTAGTTAAATGACAATAGGGAGGTAATAGGAAACTAAAGCGAATATTTTGAATAATGTCTGTTGAGTATACAAAGCAGGATCTACATTaagattattattgaaagagttaGGGGTAAAACGGTAGGTAATATTGCGGGAAAAAACATTAGAAAGGAGTTAGAAGGATGTACGAAGTGTAAAGTGCtgacagtgtagcaagtaagtgaACAGTGCTTGAAGGTAGAATGACTATTTTGTCGAATTTaatgatttagaaaaggtatatggtAGAGTTGCTTGGGgagctatgtggcagatgttgaaaatGTATGGAATATGTAGTAAGTTAGAAAATTAAAAGTAAGCCTTGGGTAGATATACATGTTTAAGCATCCGGAAAGCGAGTGTCAGCGTTTTAGATCAAGTTGAGTGCAGACATGGTTCTAGGGACCTGACATACTGTTGTGGTTTGAGAATCATAAaagttatgaagggattcaggagaaACCTGTCAATTGGACTTTAGTCCTAGAGACGTTTGAGTTTGCAGAGAATCACCTGAAAGTTCGAATTACAATGTCTGGCATAGATGGCACTCCCGAGAAAATATAGTGAATATTTTCTTCATGGCTCATCACTACCTTGATAGGAGACGGCtgtggttttatatatatatatatatatatatatatatatatatatatatatatatatatatatatatatatatatatgtatgtatgtattgtggaaaatactgtatatattttccaaaaatacagtagttattgaatgtaaatagatggccatactgtatttaaaatttatgtaatcgaaaacgggaagctgcgcctgcgcagaaggggACTCAGaagggactcgccatcttggttttgaattggatacaacgttaatataatgggaagaatttttcgtgctctagaggttaaaattggattgacacctctcaaataggaggcgaaattgttggatgtgcattcctgcataacttgagatatcagacgactggacaagacagctccatgaacctcagataagctctagatttgtgtataattctggccagtgttttcataaatttagttagtgaggtttttctgagtatgatacaacttaatatccagtcaaattagtgagtgatattaagatatattttccttctgttatgtatatgtgaatttatatatataatcatattttaatatacagtccacaaatttatatatttactagtattcctggtgtatgtatatttcatttaattaataggtccagagcaacttgtggatatgacagtggtaggtatcgaagggggacattttttgcgacctaggtgtcccaaattcctacttgtctatgtaacattgataaataataattatctttatcatttactgttatgtacataattagttacattcagataaatgcaattttccatctatatatatatatgtatatatatatatatatatatatatatatatatatatatatatatatatatatatatatatatatatatatatatatatatatatatatatatatatatatatatatattatatatatataatatatacatatatattatatatataatatatatatatatatatatatatatatatatatatatataaatatatatatatatatatatatatatatatatatatatatgtatatgtatatatatatatatatatatatatatatatatatatatatatatatatatatatatatatatatatatatatatatatatgtcgtgccgaataggcagaacttgcgatcttggcttaaatagcaatgcttatcttgccatataggacaagtgaaaatttgtgtatgcaataatttcgccaaaataattctgaacctaacgaaaaaaatatatttgattgtgtttgtttagtactaaattattgtaaacgtatttaaaatatatttagttgggttaggctgaaataaattacacttgttataataaggttaggtaagttttctaagattcttttggtccaaaattataaatttttacattaacattgatgaaaaaaatatatctttaaacgtataagagaaaatttcagaaaggacttaattttaaacgagttcttgctaattgaccagttttacgtattcggcacgacatatatatatatatataatatatatatgatatatatatatatatatatatatatatatatatatatgtatatatatatatatatatatatatatatatatatatatatatatatatatatatatatgtatatatatatatatatatatatatatatatatatatatatatatatatatatatatatatatatatatatatatataatgtcttgccgaataggcagaacttgcaatcttggcttaattagcaacactcatcttgccatatagtacaagcgaaaatttgtgtatgcaataatttcgccaaaatctttctgaacctaacgaaaaaaaatatatttcactgtgtttgtttagtattaaattactgtaaacaaatctaaaatatatagttgggttaggctaaaaaaaattgttcttgttataataaggttaggtaagttttctaagactcttttggtgcaaaattaaaaatttttacattaacattaatgaaaaaaatatatctttaaacgtataacagaaaattttagaaagaacttaattttaaatgagttcttgctaattgaccagttttacatattcggcacgacatatatatatatatatatatatatatatatatatatatatatatatatatatatatatatgtcttgccaaataggcagaacttgcgatcttggcttaaatagcaacgctcatcttgccatataggacaagtgaaaatttgtgtatgcaataatttcgccaaaatcattctgaacctaacgaaaaaaatatatttgattgtgtttgtttagtattaaattattgtaaacatatttaaaatatatttagttgggttaggctaaaataaattgctcttgttataagaaggttaggtaagttttctaagattctttttgtgcaaaattaaaaatttttacattaacattaatgaaaaaatatatctttaatcgtataagagaaaatttcagaaaggacttaattttgaatgagttcttgctaatagaccagttttacatattcggcacgacatatatatatttcgcctgctcttgcgaattccttgcattgttaaaatctctagtaaggctgatgcatgcaggggatgagataaaagctgtaagccttctccctgaaagctggctgccttgaatcaaaacgtctagtgcaagctggacaccaaggtattgtccagtgtgttgggaatggtaaggcactgcgtaccttgttccaaggttcgtaggttcgagtccccttcagccagagatcagtgtttgtgtatatttcgcctgctcttgcgaattccttatatatatatatatatatatatatatataatccagctGCCTTCCACCGACTTAGGGTGACCCAAATAAGAGGAATGCACCAACATTCATTTACATTTATGTGTAAACAACAATAATTATCTTATAGTTTTAGGCAGTTTTAcgtaacacaaacaacacaatcaACCTTGGCAGCGACATCATTGCCAGGGTGGGGAGGGAATGGTCTATCCTCCAGTATAAAAACAGATCACTTCATCTACAGAGCATCAGTCCAGTTCTTCCTTCTTCAGAATGTTTATCAAGGTACAGAAAGCCTCTCTAGTTGAGGTTAGGTTAAATACTTCCCTTTATCCAATCAGTTATGTTAAGCAGTTTATTAAATGGAGCCATTATTTAtttcagtgttgtgatgactcgatataaaatatgaaaaatgagtTTAGCCTTTAGCAATGCTATGAGTATAATCTTATCTCAACTAATATTATACTTATTTATTGAAAAGCGATAAACCAGTAGAGATCACGCAGTATATGGAGAGTTAGGATAATCAGATATGATCTGAAGAGgagagtagcttcaattattaAGTTCAAGAGCCCTTGACTAGCATCAAGGGTTATCGGCTCTAGTAGCTTCTGATTGTTTGCACCGCTGCCGTATTTATTAATTACAACATGTTAAGCAAATGTTCATATTTTCTTTTGCACCAACATAAACAATTGACAGGTTGTATTCTCCGCTGTTCTTGTGGCGAGAGCCATGGCCCTCCCGGACGCTCCCCTAAGTTACCAACCCCAGTCTAGTGGCCGTTCACATGGCCACCCAACACCAGGACAAACATACGGCCCCCCAACACCAGGACCAACATACGGCCCCCCAACACCAGGACCAACGTACGGACCCCCAACACCAAGACCATCTTACGGACCCCCAACAcctggaccaacatacagacccCCAACACCAAGACCATCATACGGACCCCCAGTACCAGGACCAACATACGGTGTCCCCATCTCTGAGGTAAATATAACTATTATATTTTTGTACCTATCAAAACATGCAAGTAACCAGTATCAACATGACATTAGTATGTTACATTTAAGCCAGGCTGTGATCTTTTCCGATACTCATTgtatgttaatattattattgccgCAGGCTCCTGCTCATTACAACTTCACTTGGCAAGTAAAGGACGACGCCTCTGGTAACGACTACGGTCACCAGGAGACTCGTGATGGTGCCAACACCCAGGGCTCCTACTATGTGCTGCTTCCCGACGGTCGTCTGGAGAGGGTGAACTACACTGTCAACGGTGACTCCGGCTACGTGGCCCAGGTGACCTATGAAGGTCACACCACATCCCAGTCCTACACTACACCCCAGAACTACTATACACCAGCTCCTGCCTACGGCTAATTTATCAGGATCCCAAGGAACGTATGGCTACCTGGCTTACGAGAGCCACACTGCACCCTAGCCCTACTACACACAAACTTCGGTCTATGGCTAACTCAACTGTCACCCcgggctattattattattattattattattattattattattattattattatattctcggGATCATACCGCGCCTTTGGAAAGGTATTAAATTAGAGTTGAtctcaagaatatatatatatatatatatatatatatatatatatatatatatatatatatatatatatatatatatatatatatatatatatatatatatgcaatacaatcgtagacaggtgatcttaacaatgcaagacaagccatgggggTGGGGAAGTGATGGAAttcttcagctcaagtactttcacgcgTTTCCGTGCCTGATTAATAGCTATGCAAGGGTAGCATCAGATggaatgaggggaagttttctcagagtcaGTTAGCGTGGTGACACCAGCCGTAGTTTGTCTTCCATATATAATGTTAACTACGAGCACTTTGAGTCATTTTAAGTGACTGATtacctacccacatcacccacctAATAGTTAAGTCATCTTGGTAGCATGTAAACTCTCCTTTCTAATTACTTTTCATGAATGTAAACTTTTAACATATTGACGTTTTAAAGTAAACTATTTGAAGATGAGCTGTTAATTTGCTTATACACTTACAGTTGTGAAGAATATATTACACTGAACTCaaatgttagctaaaaaaatatgtaaaaatggtactttgagatatatatatatatatatatatatatatatatatatatatatatatatatatatatatatatatatatatatatatatgtatatatatatatatgtatatatatgtatatatatatggcccggtggcctggtggctaaagctcccgtttcacacacggagggcccgggttcgattcccggcgggtggaaacattcgacacgtttccttacacctgttgtcctgttcacctagcagcaaataggtacctgggtgttagtcgactggtgtgggtcgcatcctggggttcAAAGACAATCGTGTCAACGATGAgtcaagttagacagtcctcgatgacgcactgactttcctgggtggctaaccctccggggttaaaaatcgaacgaaatcttatatatatatatatatatatatatatatatatatatatatatatatatatatatatatatatatatatatatatttaaagaacataagaaaggaggaacactgcaggaggcctgctggcccatactaggcaggtcctttacaattcatcccactaacaaacatttgcccaacccagttttcaatgtcacccaagaaataagctctgatgtgaaagtcccactcaaatccaacccctcccactcatgtacttatccaacctagatttgaaactacccaaagtcccagcctcaataacccaactaggtagactgttccactcatcaactaccctatttccaaaccaatactttcctatgtcctttctaaatctaaacttatctaatttaaatccattactgcgggttctctcttggagagacatcctcaagaccttattaatatcccctttattaatacctatcttccacttatacacttcgatcaggtctcccctcattcttcgtctaacaagtgaatgtaacttaagagtcttcaatctttcttcataaggaagatttctaatgctatgtattaatttagtcatcctacgctgaatgttttctaacgaatttatgtccattttgtaatacggagaccagaactgagctgcataatctaggtgaggccttactaatgatgtataaagctgcagtatgacctctggacttctgttgcttacacttcttgatataaatcccagtaatctatttgccttattacgtacgcttaggcattgctgtcttggtttaaggttgctgctcaccataacccccaagtccttttcgcaatctgtatggctaagttctacatcatttaacttataagtactagggttatgggcactcccaagcttcagaaccttgcatttatctacattgaactgcatctgccccttttctgaccaagaatagagtttgtttaaatcctcctgaagttccataacatctacgtttgaatcaattatcctacctatctttgtgtcatcggcgaatttgctcataccactagtaattccctcatcaagatcattgatatatattataaacaacaacgggcccaagactgatccctgtggaacgccacttgttacagatccccactcggatttaaccccatttatggacactcactgcttcctgtcagtgagccatgactcgatccacgagagcacttttcccccaatgccatgagctgccactttctttaacagtctatggtgcggaactatcaaaagccttactaaaatctaagtaaataatatcaaattctttattgtggtcaacagcttcaaaagctttactgaagaaagttaataaattagttagacaagaccggcctcttgtgaatccatgctgagtatcattaatcaagctatgcttatcgagatggcatcttataatctcagctataattgactctagtaatttgcctacaattgaggtcaggcttgttgggcggtaatttgacggtaacgacttgtcccctgttttaaaaataggagttacattagccatcttccacatatcagacactacacctgtttggatagataaattaaaaatattagttaatggttcacagagttccattttgcattccttaagaacccttgaaaaaacctcatcaggacccggcgacttattttgcttcagtctgtctatccgtttcacaaccatctcactagtgactgtgatgttacataatttatcttcttctagcccactgtaaaaattaattgctggaatattgttagtgtcttcctgtgtaaaaactgagagaaaataattatttaaaatcaagcacatttcattctctttgtcagtaaggtgcccatagttatttttaaggggacctatcttatctctaacttttgttctatagacctggaaaaaactttttgggttagttttagaatccctagcaactttaatttcatagtcccttttagcttttcttatcccctttttaatgtccctcttactgtcaatatactgattcataagatgaccctcacctcttttgatacgcctataaattcctttcttatgccctagtagatatttgagcctattattcatccattttgggtcatttctatttgatctaatttctttatatgggataaacgctctttgagcagcatgtatagtgttcagaaaactgtcatattgatagctctcttcgttaccccagtcaacagatgataagtgttctctaagcccatcgtaatctgctaagcgaaaatctgggactgttactgagttatcgctactatcgtacttccattcaatgttaaatgtaattgatttgtggtcgctagcacccagttcctctgaaatttctaaattattaacaagggattcattgtttgccataactaagtcaagcaggttatttccccttgtaggttctgtcacaaactgcttcaaaaaacaatcatgaaatacttctaagaagtcgtatgattctaaattcccagtcaagaaattccaatcaacatgactaaagttaaagtctcctagaattactacattatcgtgccttgtggccttaacaatttcctcccatagtagtttcccttggtccctatctaagtttgggggacggtatatcacccctaaaatcagtttttcatgcccctctgaaaattctatccaaacagactctgtatgtgttacttcagacttaatacccgtttttatgcaacagttcaagcgatctcggacatacaatgccaccccaccccccctcccaatacttctatcttcttggaacaatttaaaaccctgaatatgacattctgcaggcatgtcccgactttttgaattaaaccacgtctcagttaaggcaaatacatcaatgttacctacactagcaactaatctaaactcgtccatcttattcctagcactacggcaattagcataataaacattgaaagactctcctttctctttacccttcctgctcatttctatttttctactaaacctattactgtccttatcacccaaggtccctggcttttcaatatctatctcgttcttattattactagttcccctagaactcgtaatattactacactgggacttcactgttttcctgccaaaacccataccactaactattcctagtttaaagtcctaactgctccctccactgcagttgccagtgctcccaccccacacctagataagtgaaccccatccctagcatacatgtcatttctgccatagaagaggtcccagttgtcaatgaatgttaccgcattttccttacagtatttgtccagccagcaattgacaccaattgccctggacaaccattcatttccaactcccctccttggcaaaataccacatatgagagggttcccacccttacttctaattatttctattgctgacctatacctgctaatcaggtcctcactcctacgtctgccaacatcgttgcctccagcactgagacagataataggattgctccaattacctctcatgatgtcatccagacggctaacaatatcctccatcccagccccaggaaagcaaactctctgtctcctactcctgtccttcaagcagaacgccctatccatatacctatattgtggaaaattgcatttatctgaatgtaactaattatgtacataacagtaaatgataacaaaggtaattattatttatcaatgttacatagacaagtaggaatttgggacacctaggtcgcaaaaaatgtcccccttcgatacctaccactgtcataaccacaagttgctctggacctattaattaaatgaaatatacatacaccaggaatactggtaaatatataaatttgtggactgtatattaaaaataataaatggttatatatatacacaattacataacagaaggaaaatatatcttaatatcactcaccaatttgactgaagATTAATgtatatcatactcagaaaacctcactaactaaatctatgaaaataatgctggccagaattacacacaaatctagagagcttatctgaggttcctggagaggtcttgtccagtcgtctgatatctcaagttatgcaggaatgcacatccaccaatttcgcctcctatttgacaggtgtcaacacaattttaatctctagagcacgaaaaattcttcccattacaccaacgtttgtacaaaattcaaaaccaagatggcgagtgtctctacttttttcgataacatacttcttttaaaaatacaatatagggcagcaatttacctataaattaccgtattttcggaaaatatatacagtattttccacacacacacacacacacacacacatatatatataatatatatatatgtaatatatatatatatatatatatatatatgtgtgtgtgtgtgtgtgtgtgtgtgtgtgtgtgtgtgtgtgtgtgtgtgtgtgtgtgtgtgtgtgtgtgtgtgtgtgtgtgtgtgtgtgtgtgtgtgtgtgtgtttaaaattcatgaataattaatattaataataacaaatatAGAAATAAATAAATTAGATAAGTACGTAAGATATCCACTGATAAAAAAAACAATCTCACGAAGATTGTGACAGAGGTTTTGGTAAGATTTACAAATGATTTATTAAGACAAATATTTTGCTTGACTGGTGGACCATTGTCCAACACAATAACCATCTTCACGTGCTTGTGCTAACATAGTTTTGCTACATTAATTTATTACACAGAGAAAAGTCAAGTTTAAGAAATATAAAGATTATTCAATGACTGAAATTACTGACAGGATCAATTTATCATTATGTATGTTCAGGATATGTTGTGTCCGTTGATACGGACACACACTCGACCGCTGCagtcacatataggtgagtacatgcactcacgcacgcacgtatacacacgtatatacacacgtatacacacacgtatgcacacgtacacacacacacgtatacacatacgcatacacacacacacacacacacagtgaacttCCAGTCATAAGAATATAGACATGAACCAATTCTTTGAATTAAATATTTTAGTTCATaccataaattttactgttgaatttgaacaGAGTAATTGTCTTtgcagatgttttaattattaaaggaaaccatgatttaaaatttaaaatttatagaAAAACCAACAAATATCTTTTCTTTTATGtacactagagaaagtacaaaggtttgcaacaaggctagtcccggaactcaggggaatgtcgtacgaggaaaggttgagggaaatcggactgacgacactggaggacagaagggtcaggggagacatgataacgacatacaagatactgcggggaatagacaaggtggacagagataggatgttccagagaggggacacagggacaaggggtcacaacttgaagctgaagactcagacgagtcacagggacgttaggaagtatttcttcagtcatagagttgtcaggaagtggaatagcctagcaagtgaagtagtggaggcaggaacaatacatagttttaagaagaggtatgatacagctcaggaagcagagagagagaggacctagtagcgatcagtgaagaggcggggccaggagctgagtctcgacccctgcaaccacaattaggtgagtacacactctctctctctctctctctctctctctctcgctctctctctctcaatctatctatctatctatctatctatctatctctctctccagtgatgtataacccaccacagaactgcaggaggccaagagaggaatatgaagagaacaacagagcgaaggtggacacactggctgaggtggcacgaa
Coding sequences within it:
- the LOC128701417 gene encoding pro-resilin-like isoform X2, with product MFIKVVFSAVLVARAMALPDAPLSYQPQSSGRSHGHPTPGQTYGPPTPGPTYGPPTPGPTYGPPTPRPSYGPPTPGPTYRPPTPRPSYGPPVPGPTYGVPISEAPAHYNFTWQVKDDASGNDYGHQETRDGANTQGSYYVLLPDGRLERVNYTVNGDSGYVAQVTYEGHTTSQSYTTPQNYYTPAPAYG